One genomic region from Cydia amplana chromosome Z, ilCydAmpl1.1, whole genome shotgun sequence encodes:
- the LOC134660784 gene encoding catalase yields MASRDPASDQLVGYKKTLKDSPGFITTKSGSPVGVKTAIQTVGKNGPALLQDVNFLDEMSSFDRERIPERVVHAKGAGAFGYFEVTHDISKYSAAKVFETIGKRTPIAVRFSTVGGESGSADTVRDPRGFAVKFYTDDGNWDLVGNNTPIFFIRDPTLFPSFIHTQKRNPATHLKDADMFWDFLTLRPESIHQVLYLFGDRGIPDGYRHMNGYGSHTFKLVNAQGVAHWVKFHYKTNQGIKNLPTDKAAELASSDPDYSLRDLYNAIGKGDFPSWTLYIQVMTMAQAENCKFNPFDLTKVWPHSEYPLIPVGKLVLDRNPKNYFAEVEQLAFSPSNMVPGIEPSPDKMLQGRLFSYSDTHRHRLGANYLQIPVNCPFRVTVSNYQRDGPQAIANQEGCPNYFPNSFSGPQECPRAQRLQPRYNLTGDVDRYDSGQTEDNFSQATMLYKQVFDDAEKQRTISNFVGHLKDAAAFIQERAIKIFTQVHPELGSKVEAGLAPFKKYHANL; encoded by the exons ATGGCATCAAGAGACCCGGCTTCAGACCAGCTGGTCGGCTACAAGAAGACTCTTAAA gATTCCCCTGGTTTCATCACTACCAAATCTGGAAGCCCCGTAGGAGTGAAGACTGCGATCCAAACTGTTGGTAAAAACGGCCCCGCCCTCTTACAAGATGTCAACTTCTTGGATGAGATGTCTTCTTTTGATAGGGAGCGTATTCCGGAACGCGTGGTACATGCTAAAGGTGCCGGCGCGTTTGGTTATTTCGAGGTCACCCATGACATAAGCAAGTACTCCGCTGCTAAAGTGTTTGAAACTATTGGGAAAAGGACACCTATTGCAGTCCGATTCTCAACTGTTGGCGGTGAAAGCGGCTCGGCTGATACTGTTCGTGATCCTAGAGGATTTGCCGTCAAGTTTTACACAGATGACGGTAACTGGGATTTAGTTGGGAACAACACTCCTATCTTCTTTATCAGAGATCCTACTCTATTTCCTAGTTTCATACACACCCAGAAACGAAACCCCGCAACCCACCTAAAGGATGCTGACATGTTCTGGGATTTCCTGACTCTGAGGCCAGAATCAATCCATCAGGTTTTATATCTATTTGGTGATCGTGGAATCCCTGACGGATACAGACACATGAACGGATATGGCTCCCATACTTTCAAACTGGTCAATGCTCAGGGAGTGGCTCACTGGGTGAAATTCCATTACAAGACCAACCAAGGAATCAAGAACTTGCCCACGGATAAGGCCGCTGAACTGGCGTCCTCCGACCCTGACTATTCCCTCAGAGATCTGTATAATGCAATTGGCAAGGGTGACTTCCCTTCGTGGACATTATACATCCAAGTCATGACCATGGCGCAAGCAGAGAATTGCAAATTTAATCCATTCGACTTGACCAAAGTCTGGCCCCATTCCGAGTACCCATTGATCCCAGTAGGTAAGCTGGTTTTGGATAGAAATCCCAAGAACTATTTCGCTGAGGTTGAGCAATTGGCCTTTAGTCCAAGCAATATGGTTCCGGGGATCGAGCCGTCACCCGATAAGATGTTGCAAGGTCGTTTATTCTCATACAGCGACACCCACCGCCATCGCCTGGGTGCCAACTACTTGCAGATCCCTGTGAACTGCCCATTCCGTGTCACTGTCTCTAACTACCAACGCGATGGACCTCAAGCTATTGCCAACCAGGAAGGGTGCCCGAATTATTTCCCTAACTCATTCTCTGGGCCACAAGAGTGCCCCCGCGCACAGCGTCTGCAACCTAGATACAACTTGACCGGAGATGTCGACCGCTATGATAGTGGTCAAACCGAAGATAACTTCTCTCAAGCTACCATGCTCTACAAACAGGTGTTTGATGATGCCGAAAAGCAGCGTACCATCTCGAACTTTGTAGGCCACCTCAAGGATGCCGCGGCTTTCATCCAAGAGAGGGCCATCAAGATCTTTACCCAAGTCCACCCGGAACTAGGCAGCAAGGTTGAGGCTGGCTTGGCCCCTTTCAAAAAATACCATGCCAATTTGTAA